A region of the Stieleria sp. JC731 genome:
GCGTCTCACGATCAGCCGTGGGGTTGGGCTCCAATCCGCCATCGTTCAGACGTGCACGCACGAACCGATCGATCGAAGTCAACTCCGAAGCATCGCTTGAATTCTTTAGCTGCGGTGGTTCCGGTTTTGTGATTGGCTGAAGCGACCAATGGTTTTCACGTTGAGCTGCGACTTTATCGGCAAACGACATCTCCTTCGTTTCGCCCGCATCATCAGCTTCGTCCTCCGGCCAGTAAGCTCCGTCGGCAACCCACTTTCGGAACAATTCAATTTCCTCCTCCGGCAACTTATTGTCCGGCGGCATCTGGAACTCATTGTCCTTGTAGCCAATTGCGCGAATGAGCAGACTGCGGTCCACGTTGTTCGTATGGACAACCGGTCCGGAATCACCACCCCGTTTGAAATGGTCTTGTCGATCCAAGCGTAGATTGCCCGATTGGTCATCCGGGCCGTGACAGTCCACGCAATGTTGGATCAAAAGAGGCCGGATCTTGGTTTCAAAAAACGCTTCTTTGTCGGGATCGGCTTTATTGGTCTGCTCTTCGGCAATCACCGAATTCCCAATGACACCTGCGAACAAGCCACAGGCGATCATCGACACTCGGATGAGATCGCGAAGACGCAGACAGACCGGCAAGTCCATTAATGACATAGGCAATCGGTCGACATTCATCATGTAATATCGTTGGTCAACGCCAAGGACCCGCGTAAAGCGTTCCCGGTGCAATGACAGATGGAGGTGGGAAAGTTGAATCGAACGAATCCGACGCCTCAGTGGGTGCCATTCGATCAATCAACTCTGGTAGGTGGGTAGGTCGCTAGCCTAAATGGTTTCGGCATCGTTATGACAATGCGATACCACGCAATCTAACCGGCTAACTACCCCTATTCTATCCGATTCAGCGTGATCAGGAAGGGAAACCGCAATTTCAAAGGGTTCAAAAACTGACGACGCACAGAGTTGAAAACGCATGGAGACGTCCGAAGTTACCACGCTTTTGCGGGATCCCAGAGTCAAACGAATCCAGTGTTGTCCAATCAACCCCTTCAGATCACTTTCTTCCCTCAGGAAAGAAGTCGTAGTAGCTATTCCAATCGGCATCCCTAACTGCCATGCATTGGACGTCGTGAGTCGTTGACAGAGACTGTAAGTGTTCGTGAATCGCCCCGATATCGGCGCCTTCAGAGATATAGAAAATCAGCTCCTTCACTGTGGGCGCGGTGAGCGCGAGAACATGTATGCCAGTCGCCTGACTGGTTACCGTCGCGATGATCTTGTCTTCTAATTCACCCAGCGACTCGTTCTCATCCGCATTCGGTACACCGCCCTTGGGTGGCAACTTGAAAGGAATCGCAAACCCAAGTTTGATCCCCAAATCAGGGTGCCCCGCCCATTGGTTGGCCGACTCGTTCAGCCGAACCAACAACGTTCCGTCCTCCATCGCGACGCTTCCAAGTAGCCACATGTGGTCAGATGCGTTTAAGTCATTCTTATCAAGTGGCATCGTAGCGTTCCAATCGAGGGGGGGGTGACCAACCAGTCGCCAATCCGTGGGCGACTCTTCTGATGAGGCTCAATAGTGTACAGCAGACAGCTTCCGCGATGAATTCGAGCACATTCTGCGTTCGAAGCAGCATTTATTCAAAAGGATCACCTCGAACTAATTGACACCTCGCGATATTCCGATATATTTAAGCGTCATCGAGTTCCTCCGATATTCGCATTGCCATGCCAACCGAATCGAAGCTTGCAAAAACCCTTAGCGAAGAAGCATCCCAACCCGCGAAGCCACGCGGAACGGTTGACGATTTCGCGCAAGCGGCCGAATGCCTGAAAACTCTCGCACACCCCGTCCGTCTTCGCATCGTCCAGTTGTTGCTGTTCGGTCGGTATACCGTTGGTGAATTGGCTGCGGACTGCAAAATCCAAGACAATGTTGCCTCGGATCACCTTCGTTTGCTGCAGCGTTGCGGTTTTTTGGTCAGCGAGCGCGAAGGTCGGCGCGTGTATTACCAGATTGCCGAACCACACCTGGAGAATCTGATGGCGTGCATCGAAGGACGATTTCTGCCATCGGACACGCAATAGACAATCGGATGACATTCGGCGGTGCTCAGTACCGCCACATTATTTGCAACTACACCTCGTCGGATCACGAACTGTCGACACAACCGCACATACGAGTTACTAACAGGGCTGTTTGACAGTTCATACAATCCCGCACCTGACGCGTCATCGGTTAAAACCGCGTCTCGTTCAACCAGACCAAGACACAAAGGAGAATCCCATGGCATCTGCACGATCACTCGAAAACCTTCAGAAGGGGCTTTCGATGGAACTGACCGCTTCCCATCAATATCAATTGCACGCCAGCGTGCTCGACGATTGGGGTCTTGATCTGCTAGCCAAGCAGATGAAGGAAGAGATGACGGAGGAACTTGGACACTCGGATCGATTCCTCGAACGGATCATGTTTTTGAAGGGTGATCCGAAGATGGAATTCGACAAGCCGCCACATCGAGCTCCCTCGCTCAAAGAACTCTTCGAATCAGATCTCGCTGATGAGCAAGAGGCTGTAAAGTTCTACACCAGCGCCGCACACCAAGCTTCTGAAGATTCCGACATTGGAACAAAGCGACTGTTTGAAGACATCGCGATCGAAGAAGAGGCACATATCGGGTGGCTCGAACTGCAGCTCGATTTGCTACAGCGAATTGGTGAGCCCGCTTACGTCGCCAAACACATGTCTTCACCTCATGAAGGCGGCGATGCGTAGCCATTGGTGCTGCTGACGAAGCCGCAGCAAGATTCATGCGGCCATACGTATGAGCAAGCATTCGGGCGCACATTTGCATCAAAACTCTTTGCAGCGTCGTTGATGCAGACAATTCACATGAACTGGTTTTAGCCGACGGCACCGAGAGCCGTCGCGCGATTCAATTTCGCACGAGGATTTGTTCCCATGAATGCAATGAAGCTGTGCTGTGTGTTTGCAAATGTATTGCTTGCCTCCACAATGGTGTTAGCGCAAGACAGTGCCCCCCCGGAACCCGGGCCTGGTTTCCGCGGCGGCCGAGGATTTGGGTTTGGTCGTCAGTTCGGCCGTGGTCCCGGGCAAGGGATGATGAGGCATGGCTCGAACGCGTCGGACGCGGAATCGATGCAAGGTCACGGTGGGCACGGGGCTGATGATCGTCATGACGAAGACCACGACGTGTTTCAGTTCTTGCTACAGAATCATTCGAAGATCAAGCGAACGGTTACCGATCTTCCCGACGGTGTCGAAACCTTGACAGAGTCAGACGACGACGAAGTCGCTGACAAAATCAAGGAGCATGTCGAGTGGATGCAATATCGCGTCGAAAAAGTTAATCCGATTCGTATGCGTGATCCACTGTTCGCCGAACTGTTCCGCCACGCGGACAAGATCAAGATGGTTCATACCGATACGGAGCGAGGAGTCAAAGTTGTCGAGACCTCCAGCGATCCCTATGTTGCGAAACTGATCCAAGAGCACGCCAAGGTTGTCTCCGGGTTCGTCGCCCGAGGCTTTGCCGAGGCAATGAAGAACCATGCGATACCGAACAACAACGCCAAGGTCAGCAAAGACCTCGCGTTTCCCGTGATCGAAGGGCATGGCGGTGTGGTTCGGCTTGCCGAAGCCGCACAGCAGCCCAAACCCGGTACAAAGCTAATTGTCGACATCACCAAAGGCGGCGACGCCACGAAGCTGAACCCCGGCATTGAGAAGGTTGCGAAATTCGTCAACTTGTATGCCGGCGGTGGACGAGAACCTGCGGACGCTCAGTTCGCGATTGTCCTTCATGGCGATGCGACCCTAGCGATTTTAAATCCGGACGCCTATTCAGAACATTTCAAAACCGAGGGCAATCCGAATCTACCGCTACTGCAACAACTTCATGAAGCCGGAGTTGAGATCTACGTTTGCGGACAGTCGCTACTGTCACTTGGCAGCCAACCTTCCGACGTCGTTGTGTTCGCGGAGACCGCCGTCTCCGCGCTAACCGCAGTCGTCAACCTTCAAGACGAAGGTTTCTCTTACGTGCCGATGTTGAAGTAGCGTTAGAGTCGATTTAGCTGCATGCCAAACGCTTCAGCAACGCCCTGGTTATTGACGGTGCCGTTGTGAATGTTGATCGTTTGGCATAGCGGCCCATGATCCGCTATCGCCCCATCAATCCCAAGGCCGGCAAGCTTCAGAACCCAAGGCAGTGTTGCGTTGCACAACGCATAGGTGCTGGTGCGCCCGACAGCTCCCGGCATGTTAGCAACGCAGTAATGGACGACATCATCAATGATGTACGTCGGCTCGCCATGGGTTGTTGGACGAGTCGTCTCGATGCATCCGCCCTGGTCGACCGCCACATCGATCACCACACTACCTGGCTTCATTCGTTTCAAGTCTTCACGGCGCACCAACTGTGGTGCCTTTGCCCCTGGAATCAAAACCGACCCGACCACAAGGTCAGCCCTCTCGATCTGCTCAAGGATGTTGTGACGATCGCTGTATAGCGTGTTGACGTTTGCCGGCATGATGTCATCTAGATAGCGTAGGCGATCTAAATCGACATCCAAGATTACCACGTCGGCTTGGAAACCAGCAGCAATTTTCGCGGCGTTGCTACCGACAATGCCACCACCCAAAATCGTGATGTGTGCAGGTGGAACACCTGGAACACCACCAAGAAGTATGCCCCGACCCATTTGCGGTCGCTCAAGGTACTTTGCCCCCTGCTGGATACTCATTCGTCCGGCAACTTCACTCATCGGCGTCAGCAACGGCAGCCTACCTCGCTGATCGCGAAGTGTCTCGTAGGCAAAGCACGTCGATCCGCTAGCGATCATCGCTTGCGTCAGCGTTTCGCTTGCGGCAAAGTGAAAGTAGGTAAACACAGCTTGACCGGGTTTGATCAGACCGTATTCACTCGCTTGCGGCTCCTTGACCTTGACAATCAAGTCGGCTTTTTCGAAGACCTCGGCGCCACTTGTCGCCAACGTCGCACCGGCTCGCACGTAGTCTTCGTCAAGCAAGCCGGACCCAAGACCTGCGGATTCTTCGACGATAACTTTGTGTCCACGGGTGACCAATTCTTCGACGCCGACGGGCAACATCGAGACCCGATACTCATCCGACTTTATTTCTTTGGGAACACCGATAATCATTTTCAATCCTGTAGGTTGGTCGCCGGACGACGCCGAGACAATGCCGCCACAATCCTATGACGCTTTGCGGGGTACGTTGCTGGCCAAAGACAACGGGTTCTGAACCGTGTCTGAGTCCAAGTCGACGAGGCAATCGGTGCGACAGTTGGCACCAAGCCGCATCACTGCTTAGCTTCACTGCATAGCGTTACAGAACAGCAGGATTGTTTGACAACGAAAACCTGAAAAGGGGCCTAAATCGGCTCCGCCAAAACAAACGAAAAGCAAGGTGGCACTTTTACCCATGTCGGCGAAACCATGGTCGTTCAATGGGCATTGAAACCAAATAAATTTGTCAGAAACATTTACGGCCATTGAAGAAGAACGAGCCAACGATGCGTACTATTTTCAATAGCCACGAAACCCATCTCATTCGTGTACAGTAGCGGCTAGGGATCCCCTCCCATTCCCCTGGGACTGTGACGATCTATCATTGGCAATGCAACATGATTGAATTGATTCGCCTGTGTTCGTCGGCGTAGCGCCCTTACTGCCATCACTCGTCTCGTGATTGAACTCACATCATGGAAGACCAATTTCAAATCGATCCGACTTCGAATCTGGACGACTTGTGCGAACGGATTCTCGCCGGATGCAGTTTGATGGAGCAAATCTACGCCAACGGTCACTACGTTCGCGTCACCGTTGTTCGCAGTTGGTCTAAGCACAACCCAGAGATCTCGGGCAAGATCGCACGCCCCAAGGCATTCCGGTGGTACCTGAGACGGGAGCTACTGAAACTGGCGCGTCGCGGTGCGAAAATTACAATCCAAAAGTCCCGCCCTCGCGTCGACTTGAACGCACCGACGCTGCTGAAAACCATCGATGAGTCCGATTTCGACATGACCCGAAAGAAGGTGTTCATGTTCGGACCCGAACGCAGCGAGCTTTCTATTAAGCGGCTGGAACACTACACAGGAACCCTGGCCGAAGACTTTCAACGGTATGTGCTTCTGACCAATTATCACATGCACATGGAGGCCTTCGCCGAAACATTTCCAGGCTGCACCGGATCGACCGGTACCAACGTTCAAATGCCAACCCTTCATCACATCGCCGATGACAATCGAGGTATCAGCATTGTGAACATCGGTGTCGGTCCTTCAAACGCGAAGAATTTGACGGACCACCTTGCCGTTCTTCGCCCCGATGCGATGCTGATGGTTGGCCATTGCGCCGGTGTCCGCAATCACCAGGAAATCGGCGACTTCGTTTTGGCAAGCGGCTACATGAGAGCCGACCACATTCTCGACGAAGCTCTGCCCCCTTCAGTTCCGATCACACCAAGCTTTTTATTGAATCGAGCATTAGCGACTACGCTCGAGGATTCCAACTTGAGGTACCGTATCGGTGCCGTCTATACAACGATGGACCGAAACTGGGAATTGTCAGTCAGCCGCACACAACATCACTTGCGGGCAAGCCGTTCAATTGCCGTCGATATGGAATCGGCGACAGTCGCCGCCAACGGCTTTCGCTACAGAATTCCCTCGGCCACACTTCTATGCGTGTCAGACAAGCCCCTGCATGGGCAGCCCAAACTGCCTTCGGAAGCCAAAGCGTTCTATGGAGAGACCAAGAAGCAGCACTTAAAGGTGGCAACATTGGCAATCGAATCGATCAAAGCCAAATACCCCGACGGTCTGCCCAACAGTGATATCCGGGCTCCTGACGAAGCCCTACTTGAGGGCCCCGATGCTGCCGATTGTTGAAAACCATCGTTGGCACCATTGCGAACTCAGACAATTGACCTCAAGTTACACTGAATCTGATTGGTGCCGAGATCCTGCTGAAAAATGTCCACGCAGAATTCGAGCCTGTCCGATCAAACCGCTATCGACAACTTGCAAATAGTACTGGCCATCCACGTTGCTACTGCCTCAACGACAATTAGTCCCCGAGTTGATGGACGATCCACAATTGGATCCGAAGTTGCATGATGCCGCACTAGCAGGCCTTCGGCGTATCAATCGTTTCAGCGGGACTGCCAGTGTTCTATGGACAGAGCTTAAACGCCTGCATTCGGCCATCGGACATGAGCCACTGCGTATCTTGGATATCGCCTGCGGTAGCGGCGACAATGTGATCGCGATCGGTCGGAAAGCGGCTCGTCATGGCATAAGCCTTTGTATCGATGGCTGTGATATCAGCGAACAGGCATTGCAGAATGCTCGTGAACTTGCGGTCCGAAATGGCAAGCAGCCACATCGCTTCATTCAGTGCGATGCGATCGGCCAAGGTGTTCCCGAAGGATATCACATCGTGATGTGTTCGCTGTTTCTTCACCATCTTTCCGATTCAGATGCGACTGCTCTGATCAGTTCGATGGCCTCCTCCGCGATCAATGGTTTGCTCATTGACGATCTGCGTCGTACCGGGCTGGGTTATGCTCTGGCCTGGGCCGGCTGCCGGCTCCTTTCACGTTCGCCAATTGTGCATTTTGATGGGCCACAATCTGTGCGTGCAGCTTTTAGCGAGTCAGAAGTCCTGCGACTCGTTAGCCAACTCCAGTTACGCGATTGCATTGTGAAGCACCATTGGCCACAGCGATTCACACTGTCATGGATCAAGCCTGCCGAATCGGAACTGCGACGCTAGGATGCCAAACATGCAGTCCCCAAAACCCACCCAACGCACCATTGACGACTGTTGGGACTGTGTCGTCGTCGGTGGGGGGCCCGCCGGCGCAATCGCCGCCAGAGAATCAGCGAAACATGGCCTAAAAACTCTTCTCGTGGAACGTCATCCACTCGGGCGAAATAAAGTCTGCGGCGCCTGCTTAAATCATCACGCACTGCTGACCCTTAAACAGGCAGATTTGCTTGATCCATTGAAAGCACTCGGTGGAACCAACCTTCATTCACTATGGATGAAAGGCTATGGCCGCGAACTCAATCACGCGATCCCAACTGGACTGGCGATATCACGATCACAACTCGATCGGTTCCTTGTCCAAGAAGCGGTCTCGTCTGGTGCTGTCGCGTTATCGAGTGTTTCTGCCAGCATCGAAAGTCGATCTGTCCAAAAGGGAATGCGGCAGCTTGAACTACGTTATGGAACCGAATCATTCCTCGACACAATCGAAGGCGGTCAGGTACTGCGCGCAGAACAGCAATCCATTCTTCCGACGACGGTTTACACTAAATCGATTGTTCTTGCAGATGGGCTCGGTCGTCCTAGTCTGAAAACTGACGAGTTCCATGATCGCGTCGCGCCAGATTCCTACATTGGACTCGGTACCACGATACCGACGACTGCCCACACCGGATGGATGAAACCCAACGCGATCCATATGGCGGCGTCGGATATTGGCTACGTCGGATTGGTCATGCTGGACGACAACACTGTGAACCTTGCAGCTGCGGTCAGTTCTAACGCGATGCGCGACAGTGGCTCCCCCGAAAAGTTGGTCGATCAAATTTTGGGCCTCGCTGGCTTTCCCAAAATTGAGACGACTGGACTTCAGTGGCGTGGCACACGGCCGCTCAG
Encoded here:
- a CDS encoding DUF695 domain-containing protein; translated protein: MPLDKNDLNASDHMWLLGSVAMEDGTLLVRLNESANQWAGHPDLGIKLGFAIPFKLPPKGGVPNADENESLGELEDKIIATVTSQATGIHVLALTAPTVKELIFYISEGADIGAIHEHLQSLSTTHDVQCMAVRDADWNSYYDFFPEGRK
- a CDS encoding ArsR/SmtB family transcription factor gives rise to the protein MPTESKLAKTLSEEASQPAKPRGTVDDFAQAAECLKTLAHPVRLRIVQLLLFGRYTVGELAADCKIQDNVASDHLRLLQRCGFLVSEREGRRVYYQIAEPHLENLMACIEGRFLPSDTQ
- a CDS encoding bacterioferritin; amino-acid sequence: MASARSLENLQKGLSMELTASHQYQLHASVLDDWGLDLLAKQMKEEMTEELGHSDRFLERIMFLKGDPKMEFDKPPHRAPSLKELFESDLADEQEAVKFYTSAAHQASEDSDIGTKRLFEDIAIEEEAHIGWLELQLDLLQRIGEPAYVAKHMSSPHEGGDA
- a CDS encoding DsrE family protein; its protein translation is MNAMKLCCVFANVLLASTMVLAQDSAPPEPGPGFRGGRGFGFGRQFGRGPGQGMMRHGSNASDAESMQGHGGHGADDRHDEDHDVFQFLLQNHSKIKRTVTDLPDGVETLTESDDDEVADKIKEHVEWMQYRVEKVNPIRMRDPLFAELFRHADKIKMVHTDTERGVKVVETSSDPYVAKLIQEHAKVVSGFVARGFAEAMKNHAIPNNNAKVSKDLAFPVIEGHGGVVRLAEAAQQPKPGTKLIVDITKGGDATKLNPGIEKVAKFVNLYAGGGREPADAQFAIVLHGDATLAILNPDAYSEHFKTEGNPNLPLLQQLHEAGVEIYVCGQSLLSLGSQPSDVVVFAETAVSALTAVVNLQDEGFSYVPMLK
- the ald gene encoding alanine dehydrogenase yields the protein MIIGVPKEIKSDEYRVSMLPVGVEELVTRGHKVIVEESAGLGSGLLDEDYVRAGATLATSGAEVFEKADLIVKVKEPQASEYGLIKPGQAVFTYFHFAASETLTQAMIASGSTCFAYETLRDQRGRLPLLTPMSEVAGRMSIQQGAKYLERPQMGRGILLGGVPGVPPAHITILGGGIVGSNAAKIAAGFQADVVILDVDLDRLRYLDDIMPANVNTLYSDRHNILEQIERADLVVGSVLIPGAKAPQLVRREDLKRMKPGSVVIDVAVDQGGCIETTRPTTHGEPTYIIDDVVHYCVANMPGAVGRTSTYALCNATLPWVLKLAGLGIDGAIADHGPLCQTINIHNGTVNNQGVAEAFGMQLNRL
- a CDS encoding AMP nucleosidase; the protein is MEDQFQIDPTSNLDDLCERILAGCSLMEQIYANGHYVRVTVVRSWSKHNPEISGKIARPKAFRWYLRRELLKLARRGAKITIQKSRPRVDLNAPTLLKTIDESDFDMTRKKVFMFGPERSELSIKRLEHYTGTLAEDFQRYVLLTNYHMHMEAFAETFPGCTGSTGTNVQMPTLHHIADDNRGISIVNIGVGPSNAKNLTDHLAVLRPDAMLMVGHCAGVRNHQEIGDFVLASGYMRADHILDEALPPSVPITPSFLLNRALATTLEDSNLRYRIGAVYTTMDRNWELSVSRTQHHLRASRSIAVDMESATVAANGFRYRIPSATLLCVSDKPLHGQPKLPSEAKAFYGETKKQHLKVATLAIESIKAKYPDGLPNSDIRAPDEALLEGPDAADC
- a CDS encoding methyltransferase domain-containing protein; the protein is MDDPQLDPKLHDAALAGLRRINRFSGTASVLWTELKRLHSAIGHEPLRILDIACGSGDNVIAIGRKAARHGISLCIDGCDISEQALQNARELAVRNGKQPHRFIQCDAIGQGVPEGYHIVMCSLFLHHLSDSDATALISSMASSAINGLLIDDLRRTGLGYALAWAGCRLLSRSPIVHFDGPQSVRAAFSESEVLRLVSQLQLRDCIVKHHWPQRFTLSWIKPAESELRR
- a CDS encoding NAD(P)/FAD-dependent oxidoreductase — protein: MQSPKPTQRTIDDCWDCVVVGGGPAGAIAARESAKHGLKTLLVERHPLGRNKVCGACLNHHALLTLKQADLLDPLKALGGTNLHSLWMKGYGRELNHAIPTGLAISRSQLDRFLVQEAVSSGAVALSSVSASIESRSVQKGMRQLELRYGTESFLDTIEGGQVLRAEQQSILPTTVYTKSIVLADGLGRPSLKTDEFHDRVAPDSYIGLGTTIPTTAHTGWMKPNAIHMAASDIGYVGLVMLDDNTVNLAAAVSSNAMRDSGSPEKLVDQILGLAGFPKIETTGLQWRGTRPLSRRVNRVSGDRIFLIGDASGYVEPFTGEGMAWGMHAGMLVAEAVRSCADGNFAQGNCEAAARLWQSRWKQRIYRSQNNCRRLTWMLRHPKAAKIGVAVASRFPALTSRLIHQANTESLV